The genomic window aaatgctcttattgtataaaaaaataccaacagtgagtttttgtatttttaatttgtgtaattcagattttaaagaaaaatctatttcgtaatacatttatttgcaaaatatttttgaatattaagatTATATTAGTATTGatgttacattttatttatttatttctataaattttatatattttttaatagttatctttcatttcaataataaaatactagtCTGTTGTGCTCCGAATACACGAAGCTAGTTTGTTTTTAAGCCAGTAAGCTAATAAAGAAGACAATAATTCAGCGTCTCAAGTCATTCAGGGATAATAAGAtatgattatatatattaataaaatactggTATGTCTCACTTTCAAAGTTTTGATGTTGATTGTTTACTGGCTTAAATTTTCTATCCCAGCCAGAAAAATAAACCAAGATAATATCGTGGAGAACTAGCTTAAAATCCTGGCTAAAAAAACTGAGATCGTATGTTCCgggaaatatataatatgagtCTGTTTTgtgattgataaattttattaattacagttttgaagaaaaacattcgttttcttaaaaaatttagaattgcATACGCACAATCTATTAAATCTCGAGAAATGTTTtcaaagtaatatttttcatgattaacgatttaaaacttaaattatttcaatttgatttaatCCTAAACATTccggaaattattatttaatattccgAATCACGGCAAACATGAGCAAGCAAATTCTaaagataaagaaaattgtaaacacGAAAAAGGTTTTAAGTAATTACTTTGATTTGTAATCGACTTCGATTTACCAAACAGTAATTTTCTATTCTTTGCAAGTATTTCTGattaaaatcgtattttttgagaaaaaatggTGAGTAAAAGGAAACGGAAAAAGATCGTAATACTTAATCGTTTACTGCACTCTTATTTGAACACTGTAGCTTGATGAATCGAATGTGTGctactaaaaactttttttaaaacttgtgcattttttatatttgtataaaatttttgttgtaatcgCATTCTTTTGCATGTTAATTGACAACCatttaattttgagaatatcttttttttgaattctgaatattttgcaaataaatgaattttatcatgttattaaaatacaagatttatggaaaaaaaaaagtaaaaaataaatgtgttatttgtgaatttattaaaaaaaaataaattaaaattataaattgtaatatgtttaaaaaatatatatgaatgtgATTTTGTTAGTAAGACGCCGTAACATGtgattgtattatatattttgtaaatacgaattatgtattaataaaaggactagaaaataaatgtttttatttgacttttCTTCCTTAAATTATACCATGAATTCAATTTATAGGACGTGCCCAATAATGGTTTTTGATTAAACTATTAAATGAAGTTGgaagaattattttgaaaatccttTGGTGAAAATAACACATTGGACATTAAAATtaccctttttttttacaactgtaGAAAATTCGCCATTCGCTTAGAAGAAATGGTAGTGATGAATTTCTACCCAATCAGATTACATTACATGTTGATGTTTTAATGAGACATTTGAAGCACAAAGAGTAAACTTTAATGAACTTAGTAgtagaaaatgaatattttaaacttcCACTTTTATATATTACCACCAAATTCCTATTTCGTACTCAAAGTCTATCGTGTTGCCAGATAGTAATTATCAGAGCTGTAAATCTATAGGCCTTTTcacacatacaaaatattttttaatcgtaaCGATTTTTTCCGCCGTCAGCGTTccgatatttaaattaaatattggaGAGTAAAAAAGCAATAATTTATCGTCAGTGATGATAACACAATATAAAAACTTGATTCGAGGTGCTTTATAAGAAGAACACATCCAACAAATTGGACAGTATTTTTGATGATAGTGCCTTGCAGCCTAGTTTTATATCGACGTTTATTTATTCAGCTTTTCTATCAAAAGTAATGTTTtcagacaaaaatattttgtgttctGTATCCAAGCTCTCTAGTTTCCTCTGAGTCTTACAagtaaataaacacaaaatggAGTTTAATAAAGAACTTAACTCTaactaaatgatttttgttttcagattGCAACAAAAAGTTAATGCACCTgatgaaacaaaaattgcaaTCCAATCGGAACATGCCAAAATCCATGAAAAACCAAGAGAAACAATGAAAAACAAAGAACACCAGTATCCATTGGATAAGTATATAGTAATGtctttttactttatattagCATCTAATATAATCTcattaaatcttaaaattggACATTCTTTgcaaaaaatcttaattttgtgCAAAATATGTTAttctttcatgaaaattaaaaattaaaaacgcgttttgaataaaaataaatagcagaaaaattgtttaataattgtaaCTTGTTTAGCTTTATCATTAATGAATTGcgttaaaactttttgaaatgcAATTCTTTGAGTCAAAATTTCGAAACAACTTTTTTCTCTACTCCATGGTTAACTGTTAGCCCTTAACTTTTTCAGtccatgaaaaattaatttatattgtatattttttagaatttcacAAGTAAAAACGTTTGTAATGAACTCGAACTACCTCCAACCTGTTCCGAATTAACTCAAACTGAAATCGATACAGAGAATATGTTAATAACAGTGGACGAAACATTAGAATCATTACAGCTCGATATAGAGACCTTTATTAATAGAACAGTAgcgaaattttctaatttatcaacaacaaaatattcaGATGATGAAAAACTTCATGTTAATCGATTGATTAACAAATGGATGACAGAAAATGGAATGAATCGCGAAAATAATCGTTTGGATAAAACATTTCTTAAATCTGCAGTTACATCCGTTAGCGATGTTCCTAATTCACATAAACATTATAATTCTCTAAATACTGTAACTGATATTGTAGTTAATGCAAAGAGCCAAGGTATCAAAAATATGCACACTTGTGATAAAATTCCtactcaaaaattaattaaagaatctaaaaaatcaaaacaaattaatcaaCAACAAACCCATCATCATCACCATCACCATCATCAGCGTAGAGAAGAGCTCAATGATAGATCAAAATTATCACAGACATCAGAGATGGCACAGGAAAATTTAAGCAAAGAACCATTAAAACCAACCAATAATTTAAAACGCTTAATTAAACAAGATATGCCACCAATAAACATTcgaaatgcattaaaaattcaaCATACGGGAAGTATAAATTTATCACCAAATGAAATTCAACGAGATCAAAAATCCACGAATATTGGTGTATTTAATATAGCGCATATTGATTCAACCTCAGCTATTCCTAAAGAGGTGCCTGTGGTAAATAATTGTCTACACAATTCTGAGGTTGAAGAAAGAACTGCTACCGATGCAATCTCTTCAATTACTTCTGATACAGAGCTTCAAGGCGTCAttcaaacaacttttattattcCTGACAcagcaataaattattttggagAAAATCAAGACAATAATATTGGAACACAATTAAGTTCTACTTTAAAACCTGGCGATGTAACTGTAGAGAATTCTAAAGATTCTCACAAGACCACGGAAGAGTTTCAACAAATATCAGAAGCAAACTCAGCTACAAATAATGGaagcaaaaacaatttaaatgaaaaaacaaatgttaTAAGTATGATACAAACTGATAATACAAATGAAGTAAAATCAGCACTAAATAATAGAACTGTCACGAATTATCGTTTAAATGAGAAATCTCATACGAGTACGATTCTGTCTTGTAATACAGCAGAGGAAACTCAACAAACAAATGAAGCAAAATCACCGGAAAATGATGGaaccataaaaaataagaatattctTGGAGTATTTGAAACCAATACCAAAGTTCTGACAGAAATTGTTGATCTACTAAATAACATTAAGCAACAGAAATGTTGTTGTTTAACTAATCATAACCATGAGACAAATCGAGGTGTTGATCAACATTCTAAAAACGGTCATCAATTGATCaccaaatcaataaaaatgaatcaatgTAAAAATAGTGATGCTTCATTAAAGGGAAGTTCTACAAATAATTCAGAATTTCATGGTATTGAACaagtaacaaatattaataaagattCAGATGATTCTGAACCAACAAACGAAAATGTAAATTCATTACTTCAATCATCAAATTCAGATACTTCATCTACCACTGTGTTTAATAAAGCTAATTTGGATtctcaatcaaaatatttgaggAAATCCCCTGCTTTACCACCGTTAAGAAAAGTTTCTTTtactaaaacgaaaaaaaagaaatcgcaTATCGAATCTATTCAATCACCAAAATCAATTACACAATTTGTACAAACTGATAATCCAATTACATTAACATCAGATAAAATTGATGATAATAGCAGTCAAAAAGTAATCGATAAGTTGATAAAAGACGTTAAACAAAATGTTGATAAAGAAACTAATACTGGAATGCCATATAATGTAGCAGGTTGTTCAAATATGTCTCAAACAACATTAAACTCAATCGATCAGggcaaaaatattgttataaacatAAATCCTTCGTCATgttcaaataatgatttagtaAGACGaacttttacagaaaatatagcTAAATTTAAGGAATTTGGAGTTCAAACTGACATAACTTCTAACAAAAATGATAACCAATTATGTTCAATCCTGCCTCGAAAGCAACCAGAAATAGATATTATACTTGATcaaattgataataaacaatcaaagtcatttgaaattgaaaatgttgtAAGAACTTCTCCAGTAGCAAGTTATCAGAAATCATTAGAACAACAAGCATTGAAAAATATGTCGAAAGTTGATGAAATCTGTCAAGATATGAACGCATCCATTCAAACTTTACTTGCTGAAACATCTTTAAAACCTAgcccatttaaaaatatttctattgaatATCAGGATTTtgcaaatcaatttattttagacACGGTGAATTCTGTCCGTATTCCAACAGCAGCTAATAATCCGACTATTAATACCATTATAGATCAAAATAGCGGTGTGGCCAATAAAAAACAAGCGTTCAAAAATAATGCTAAAAGTTATCGAAACAAAAAAGTAGATAATAGTAATTCTTCAAGTTTATACACAACTACTTCGTTGTCAGAAGGTGAAATTATACAGCCATGTAATTGTAATTGTAGTTTAGGAGAAATTCATAAATGTACAATAGCAAATCCTCTGCCAAGCCAAAAATCAAtcaagaaatcaaaaaaatcgatattatcTCTGGAAGTAGGAGAGTTTCAAAAAGATAATCCACATTTAAGAATTCAAAAAACCAgacaacattataaaaattggcaGTCAATTTACACAACCTCACAGAGTTCTAGTTCCGTTGATGAATCCTCTTATTATAGCAAATGAAACCTTTGCTAATCAATGCCTAGAAAAAGTCACATTAAAATAgatacaatatttttctaatgtatcattatgaagaaaataattCGACGCAGCAGATGAGACTGGCGAAATAATAATGAAAGCAAAACTTACAAActctaatttattataatttatacaaattaattcaGAATGATTATATGGTGGCGTAGCTTGGTGTAATCTTGGTGTTTTTGTACGAAAAACACCCAGCactagaaattttttaagagtAGGAATAGGCTTGTCAAATTTCACtaataattaaggaaaaaggaattctatttaatacaataacagcacaaataatcgaatttttgagaaatttcatTGAGAAACCAATCCGTGTGCAAATAGCCAAGATGGCTTACgatatatttcaatatacaatataattaaagctttattttgagataatacatttttatcagaaatatattttggttaTATCCCATCTATTCAGAAAATTATCTACGattatcaaatttgaatattgatttttagaATGAGTTGGTTTTTGCACAAGATTGCTTTTTTATCAATCGCAATAGTGCCCGCGCTTGATTTAGTGATGTTTTAGTAAAGAAAATCGCGTAAGTAACGATCACCATTCTAATTGAAACCTTAGTTGCAGTAATTAACTACACTACAAATAGACCCGCAGCTCCGAGATCTTGTAATGAAGGGCACACCAGGTTTTTCCGGACGCCgctaatttaattgttttagtttgtttttatgaaCAAGCATAATCCTTCAGTAATTCTTTACTTATTAATTAGATGTCTTTTATGTTTTGCAAActgcttataaataaaaaaattatttcaagtaagatttaagtttatttaaaaaaaaaaattcttttcagaTTGTATTTTGTACAGTATTTAGTATAGCCCGAATGCACTGTGGAAGTTGACTTAACTCTATATcgataaattatgtttaaaactaGCATATTTACTGGCTCACTATTTCTTGAAGGAAACAATCTGAcaaactaactacataagaaaATGTTAAGGAGTATTGATAAATGGTAggtaagtaatcaggtggtctaaattgaaaccactgaaaaagcggtccacttcctgtttaatagtataaatttttattgccagttggcgggatttatctgatttgaatttgaatatttttattggtattaAAAAATGGGAAgaacaagtattgccatctgatAATCAAAATTGTAACAACTGAATTCGGGTCttattctgattttaattagtacgaattattatcactAGTTGGCGAGTTGCAAGTCCCAGTTATCAATAGACACAAGCCAATTTTTCTATAACATAAACTAGCCATATAAAAACATTCCCTCCTACTACGAGAAAAAGCATTCCCATTTCTATTAGATTGAATGTCACTTACTTCGCTAAAAACGTACGCATCCAATGTTAAGTGTGGATAAGCATATTTTTATAACGCTGTAATTAAAATgtgattttgtatattatacggTAAGTATAATCATTTTCTTGTCATTAAGTTAGCCCGCCATACTATTGATTTCCACTTTTTGCTCCCTTAATCAATGTATTTTAAGGAATTATTGATTGATCGTGTATTATTAGcaattgttttatgaaaatatacaacacgacttttcatgaaaatttaaaacatttttgtttgtatgttgtaaataaataaaaatcgttatatattttaaattttgttttattttttaaattttctatcctatttttcTTTCAgaccaaaattatcaattaattaattattaaagataagcattaagataattatatttatatacatacgcAAGGTAGCTGTGTGGATACAGCACTTGCCTATGAAAACAAGGTACGAtggttcgtatcctggtgtggataatatttttacttttaaataaatgaatttttcctgttgtttaaatttttcactcttttttatagttaaaattatctatataacccgccctcttgccataaataatgttaattatacatatttcataaatcactattctgtcagggggtgggaacttaaataatcataaatatagttcactctttaaaatcattttttcgaataaacttACCCATACccataaatgaataatttagtagtattattttgttaaaaacgtaggttctgtttgatattcctgaaatcgatgtaaaggataaaggtaggtataatattgaatattaataattaaaccagaaaaattgataaaaaggatattttattaaatatatattttatacagtataaaatcaattttccggataaagttttcatttttttttaataattaataataattaatataaataaataaaaattgttatttactttaaattttgttttatttttttctatcccatttttttttcagaacaaaattattaacttattaattacatatttagtaaaggtaagtattaatataattatgtatttaaacaTAAGCATTTAGCTGTGTGGATATAGACTTGCCTATGAAACCAAGATACGCTGGTTCGTATTCTGGTgtggataatatttttacttttaaataaatgaatttttcctgagaataaaaattttccactctttttatagcttaaattatctatataacccgcctttttgttattaataacgTCAGTTACTCATAtatcataaatcactcttctgttAGGAGGTGGGActttaaactatcaaaaatatatgtttctctttaaaatcatattcttcttttacaaaatatcaaaattctagttctaaaattaaaaaaattgctcgTTAGCTCCGCGATCtaagcacctcatgtgcggaatttcgattgatcaattataccatctgaaaggtcagaaattggtcataaaaggtcagttggtctcattaattggtcagcatcagaaaattttttattaaagattgaaaaaactccacctatgcgcgatcgggaagcattcgctgataattggtcagctaatataaataattattggtcagtttaattttatattcaaaaaataatataatttcgaaaacattttcaattttttcaacatttttactaggagaacataagtgggaatttgtagttcctgataaggagaaaagtgagtaagtgttttcaccccgaaagtctacaattttattttggcagaaagttattggtctgcccactagaggtcacactcaccaaacacgggtgtgcagaccactaactttctgacttacgaggtgacaacaattaccttgctatcaggtactacttattccgtccgtccttgatgttctcctagtagaaatgtgaaaaaaattgaagtttttgaacgaaaaaaaaaataattttttcatcatttactaggcaaacatgctgtggtggaaatttgaaaaaaaatgaaaataaaaatcagattttgcttaaaagatttaatgaacttttttttaatatatgtcctcacctagtttcgaaccaagggactatttattcgaagtcagatacgctaaccattataccattagggctctgttattcctattaataaataattatattcatattttcgactttcttaaattataacaaaaattaaaactcattttcggaaaattttgagtagtattattacaaaaaaaaatggcaaacgaagtttgtaatacttacctatcgtgaagttcgaaatacttacctatttttaactgaaataatattgtatagctacagagagatggggaaaaataaaataaaaacagggtttgagttttcaactttatttaaatgaaatcaaaatacataaaaactatttacgaattacttgcacataattccatataattaatttcaccttaaaaaattttttttgcatcaactttttttttacaaaccaaataccacacaaaaataaaatgaaaatccaaaaagaatattacgtatttacaatccaacttctttatctcacctatattttataagaatttgtttgtacctttactaaaaaaaaaattaattagttaattaataattttgttctgaaaggaaaaatgggatagaataaaataaaacaaaatttaaaatatataacgatatttatttatttatattaatttgaaaacgttaaccctgaaaattgattttttactatataaaataaccattattcttattcattcaaattttttataggtgacatatgtacaaatatatataatacaagtgaaaactaacaattgactgagttaattgttgaaataccatgcatagtcagtgttgatttatttatcacattacacatacaaacatgtgacacatacataactgataatcaagtatagtacctattataaaatttccgcctaattggcgccctcacgagtaaacagtgatgtttatgaaaaaaaattttacatttaaacttttgttctatctctaacggtttacaagatgggtcctacggacccaagacccaattcacctatgatgctcatttacgaacttgaccccactttttacgtcctgagtacgctgtaaaaatttcagctcgatatcttttttcgtttttgagttatcgtgtccacagacggacggatggacggacggacaaccggaaatggactaattaggtgattttacgaacacctatgacaaaatttgtatactaacatcaaatttttttcacatttctactaggagaacatcaaggacggacggaataagtagtacctgatagcaaggtaattgttgtcacctcgtaagtcagaaagttagtggtctgcacacccgtgtttggtgagtgtgacctctagtgggcagaccaataactttctgccaaaataaaattttagactttcggggtgaaaacacttactcacttttctccttatcaggaactacaaattcccacttatgttctcctagtacaaatgttgaaaaaattgaaaatgttttcgaaattatattattttttgaatataaaattaaactgaccaataattatttatattagctgaagtaggaaagtgggactaacatagttaatttttttttgtgaaataacatgttctcctattacaaaatcttataaaatttcatttaacaagaataaattttagcatgtacaaataattatatattatataattatcagcgaatgcttcccgatcgcgcataggtggagttttttcaatctttaataaaaaattttctgatgctgaccaattaatgagaccaactgaccttttatgaccaatttctgacctttcagatggtataattggtcaatcgaaattccgcacatgaggtgctaagatcgcggagctttgcttgctttttttttgtacatgctaaaatttattcttgttaaatgaaattttataagattttgtaataggagaacatgttatttcacaaaaaaaaattaactatgttAGTCCCACTTTCCTACTTATGTGATAAAtaccctgtgtccttgtctaataatttcttatattattatttatgattatttaagttcccaccccctgacagaataatgatttatgacatatgtataattgtcattatttatggcaagagggcgggttatatagataattttaactataaaaagagtggaaaatttaaacaacaggaaaaattcatttatttaaaagtaaaaatattttccacaccaggatacgaaccagcGTACCTTGGTTTCATAGGCAAGTGCTGTATCCACATAGCTAtcttatatataaacatataattatattaatacttacctttttaaatgattaattaattgataattttgttctgaaagaaaaaataggattgaaaatttaaaaaatataccataatttaaaacatttaacgatttttatttatttataacatacaaacaaaaatgttttaaattttcatgaaaaatcatattgtacattttcataaaacaaattaacagataaaataatagtttctcATAATTTTAGCTTCGCTTAGTCCAAATCCAAAATgacatttttcagattttggatAAATTCTTAGgtttataaaagttaatatgTATGTGAGCAAAGTCGTGtgtaataaaagcaaaaaaaaaaaaaaaaatgtgtagggaaaacaaattcaaacatggttcaaattaaattctttattttctaatataaacaatacattcttttttttttggatttaaaagaaatttaaatcgGTATTTTAGGCCTGcagaaataattgtaaaatattacatatgaatgaattattaatcaataatctTTAATCATGtcgcttaaaattaattaatagtgcaatttaaaaaactattttttaaaatatgattgttGATAGtcatctaaaatataaaatgaaataccaTTGCttattaacttattatttaagtgattttatgaaagtttttgACCCAATGatagatataattaatattcgTTAAAGCTTGAACCTGCAATGTAAATTAGAGTTTCTATTATCCTGAATAccaattcatagaaaattttaaaattagaaacctaatgttataatttatacaatatacgagatttgaatttcatttttatatagtcAGTTTTTAatcatactatataatgttacCCAc from Chrysoperla carnea chromosome 2, inChrCarn1.1, whole genome shotgun sequence includes these protein-coding regions:
- the LOC123292634 gene encoding uncharacterized protein LOC123292634, which codes for MKKVKNSQLNNAKIKSALYATSGPTPHVEVRAYRPINNDKERSDCDLRRKKYGLVHDFLPKTVTSDDETIDVRENLNYSRIKKNASKESFAKKDLSKERIIVNETEKKCYHHKQPTIPKICESEISYSHLSKFDGNRPKNERFCKQSKPDSKYTKRNLPSKYNEETYQIVAKNNNEPSSTTNSSGLSTNISEYPDDVLEIYRDLYLYRKKLLKEKTGETSTNKMSSNTGISSTTQNTQEFNSETTLTSSATNAHLVGLQQKVNAPDETKIAIQSEHAKIHEKPRETMKNKEHQYPLDKYINFTSKNVCNELELPPTCSELTQTEIDTENMLITVDETLESLQLDIETFINRTVAKFSNLSTTKYSDDEKLHVNRLINKWMTENGMNRENNRLDKTFLKSAVTSVSDVPNSHKHYNSLNTVTDIVVNAKSQGIKNMHTCDKIPTQKLIKESKKSKQINQQQTHHHHHHHHQRREELNDRSKLSQTSEMAQENLSKEPLKPTNNLKRLIKQDMPPINIRNALKIQHTGSINLSPNEIQRDQKSTNIGVFNIAHIDSTSAIPKEVPVVNNCLHNSEVEERTATDAISSITSDTELQGVIQTTFIIPDTAINYFGENQDNNIGTQLSSTLKPGDVTVENSKDSHKTTEEFQQISEANSATNNGSKNNLNEKTNVISMIQTDNTNEVKSALNNRTVTNYRLNEKSHTSTILSCNTAEETQQTNEAKSPENDGTIKNKNILGVFETNTKVLTEIVDLLNNIKQQKCCCLTNHNHETNRGVDQHSKNGHQLITKSIKMNQCKNSDASLKGSSTNNSEFHGIEQVTNINKDSDDSEPTNENVNSLLQSSNSDTSSTTVFNKANLDSQSKYLRKSPALPPLRKVSFTKTKKKKSHIESIQSPKSITQFVQTDNPITLTSDKIDDNSSQKVIDKLIKDVKQNVDKETNTGMPYNVAGCSNMSQTTLNSIDQGKNIVININPSSCSNNDLVRRTFTENIAKFKEFGVQTDITSNKNDNQLCSILPRKQPEIDIILDQIDNKQSKSFEIENVVRTSPVASYQKSLEQQALKNMSKVDEICQDMNASIQTLLAETSLKPSPFKNISIEYQDFANQFILDTVNSVRIPTAANNPTINTIIDQNSGVANKKQAFKNNAKSYRNKKVDNSNSSSLYTTTSLSEGEIIQPCNCNCSLGEIHKCTIANPLPSQKSIKKSKKSILSLEVGEFQKDNPHLRIQKTRQHYKNWQSIYTTSQSSSSVDESSYYSK